In Mixophyes fleayi isolate aMixFle1 chromosome 4, aMixFle1.hap1, whole genome shotgun sequence, the following proteins share a genomic window:
- the LOC142150443 gene encoding olfactory receptor 11L1-like has translation MRENNVSYVFLIGFPNLHSFNSLLFVFLLIIYCVTMCGNVIIIILVSMSKNLHSPMYFFITQVSIVDILMTTDILPNLLHIILHDGGTMSLTACISQFFVFANSETSECLILTVMSYDRYLAICNPLRYSSIVNKTFCVKSIIGSWLLSFLVLLMDEIDICKLDFCGPNVIDHFFCDYPPILELSCSDTSLLQIQVALFGIIIIICPFTIIIVSYVYIITTILNIQSISGRQKAFSTCSSHLTVVSIFYGSLFFVYMVPNKGQFLATSKALSLLYTVVSPLLNPFIYSLRNKDFKQALEKLKHNLNSFYLCQ, from the coding sequence ATGCGTGAGAATAATGTCTCTTATGTCTTTCTCATTGGATTTCCAAATCTTCACAGCTTCAATAGTCTATTGTTTGTGTTCCTGCTCATCATTTACTGTGTCACCATGTGCGGTAatgttattatcattatattaGTTTCAATGAGCAAAAATCTTCATTCTCCAATGTATTTCTTCATCACACAAGTGTCTATAGTGGACATTCTGATGACTACAGACATTCTCCCGAACCTACTTCACATAATACTTCATGACGGAGGCACCATGTCTCTTACTGCCTGTATATCACAGTTTTTTGTGTTTGCTAACTCAGAGACATCAGAGTGTCTGATCCTAACAGTAATGTCTTATGACCGATATTTAGCTATCTGTAACCCACTGAGATATAGCTCTATAGTCAACAAAACTTTTTGTGTGAAGTCTATCATTGGATCTTGGTTGTTAAGTTTTTTGGTATTGTTGATGGATGAAATAGATATATGCAAATTAGACTTCTGTGGACCAAATGTTATTGATCATTTCTTCTGTGATTACCCTCCTATTCTAGAGCTTTCTTGTTCAGACACTTCACTCCTACAAATACAGGTAGCTTTATTcggcattattattatcatatgtcCATTCACAATCATCATTGTTTCTTATGTGTATATCATCACCACCATCCTAAACATCCAGTCCAttagtgggagacagaaagccttctccacctgtagCTCCCACCTGACTGTTGTGTCTATATTTTATGGGTCTCTCTTTTTTGTATATATGGTTCCAAACAAAGGACAATTTTTGGCTACAAGCAAGGCATTATCACTGCTTTATACTGTGGTGTCACCATTGCTTAACCCATTCATATACAGCCTGAGGAATAAAGACTTCAAGCAAGCTTTGGaaaaattgaaacataatttgaattcattttatttatgtcaATAA